The nucleotide sequence CTGCAGAATTGCCCACGATGCCCCAGGACGGCCTCCTCTGGGTTGTGACGATGATGTCATGGCGTTCACGGACTTAACATCGAATCACGACCTCATCGATCATTTGAGGTGGGTCAATCCTGGCCGGCAAGCCGCTTCTCGTAGAAGATCACTGCATATCCGTGCAACATCCCTTCCCTGCGGCGGACATAGCCAGCCGTCTCATAAACTCTTTGAGCCCCCACTTGGATCTTTGTCGTGTCGAGCTTTATCCACTTGAATCCAAGAGCAACGGCTCGCGATTCCAATTCACGAAGAAGCCTCCTTCCGAGCCCTCGTCGTTGAAAGGCGGGATCGACCCGCATACGTTTCAGCTCTGCGACATCGTCGTCAACAGGTTTCAATCCGCCCATAGCAGCGAGTTGGGGGCCAATATGCGCAACTATGAAGTCTCCGCCTGACGCGATGTATACTTCTCCGACATTGCGTAAATCATCCTCCCAGAATCTTTCCGGACCACGCACACCAACAGCCTCAGATGCGCTCCTATGCAGATGCCATACATCATCGGCATCCCCTGACTCAAACCGACGAAAGATCACTTCGTCTTGAGACATCGAACATCACCTTTCTCGTGTCGGACGCCTGCGCGTCTGGCATCGTGATATGTTTTTACCTAGGCAAATACCGCCGTTATCTTTGATGCGCCGCCGTTAACAGCCGCTGTGAAAGCACAGCCTCGACACTTTCCGAAGCTTCAACTCCGACAACTGGACGACCCGGTTCAACCGTATATTTCAAAGCCGTACCGCGGTGCATCCGGGTAAACCGATCCAACGCACAAACACAGGACGCGCGCAGCTTTCTGATTTCACTGCCGTGGCGCTCCATGACGGGCGAGATGGTTGCAAACTTAGGAAAGTCCGCTTTCCCTTCTAGCCAGCTTGGCTGGAGCCCCGCGCTGCCCTTGTCTGGTGACAACCAGCGGAATACTTCCTGAATGCAACCTTGCGGATAGTATTCTGACAGCCGATATATATCCATGTAAAATTGCGGTTTCTGATGGAAGAGTTCTTCACCGATCAATAGCACCGACACCGCCACGATCCGGGCAGAAAAACGGCCGCTCGGGCCCAGCCTATCCTTGTAGGGGTTTTTTCCGTAAAACACCCGAAATTGGCCAAATAGATCGGGCGACATGCGTTCATTAAAACGTGCTAGAACACAAACTGCTGCCTCAAGGCGCTCCACGCATACCGCAAGACATTGACGCGCGTCCGCCCCGACGGCGTCACGCATCTCGAGTAGAGCGTCCATTGCTGACTGCAATTCACTTTCAATGAGGAGATGGCCCAGGCAAAAATCTCGCTCCTCGACCCCGGCCGAGCCGAGGCAATATACGCGTGGATCGCTCTGCAACGGATTCGTAAGGATCATATCTTCATAGGAAAGGACATCAATGCTAGGCTGCCGCTGACAGCTTACGCGCGCAAGCTGCCTCAGCGCTCCTCCCACTGTCAGCTCGGCATCGACGGGATGAAGGCCGGCAAACGCAGACATCTGATAAGCACAATTGACGAGATACTGGATATCTGTCTTAGCGACCCCGAACTCGGGCTGCGGTAGGTTCAGCAGCTGCGCCTTATAGTCCGTCTCCGCAATCATTGCGTTAATGCTACGCCCAAGCGCCTTAACCGCTTCATCGGGTCGTTCACTGGCTTTGATCTCCGCAATACAGTGCGGCAGTTGATCACTGACAAAATTGCTGAGAA is from Rhizobium gallicum bv. gallicum R602sp and encodes:
- a CDS encoding GNAT family N-acetyltransferase, which codes for MSQDEVIFRRFESGDADDVWHLHRSASEAVGVRGPERFWEDDLRNVGEVYIASGGDFIVAHIGPQLAAMGGLKPVDDDVAELKRMRVDPAFQRRGLGRRLLRELESRAVALGFKWIKLDTTKIQVGAQRVYETAGYVRRREGMLHGYAVIFYEKRLAGQD